A genomic region of Ictalurus furcatus strain D&B chromosome 29, Billie_1.0, whole genome shotgun sequence contains the following coding sequences:
- the clockb gene encoding clock circadian regulator b isoform X4, translated as MSSIDRDDGSIFDELMEDDERDKAKRVSRNKSEKRRRDQFNVLIKELGTLLPANTRRMDKSTILQKSIDYLRKHKEIAAQSESSEIRQDWKPPFLSNEEFTQLMLEALDGFFLVILTDGNVIYVSESVTSLLGHLPSDLVDQNLLNFLPVGEHTDVYKALSSHPEGENLSPEYLKTKGQLEFCCHMLRGSVNPKEPPVYEYVKFIGNFKSLNNMPRISRNGLEGVLQRSLHPAFDDHVCFVATVRLAKPQFIKEMCTVEEPNEEFTSRHSLEWKFLLLDHRAPPIIGYLPFEVLGTSGYDYYHVDDLESLAKCHEHLMQFGKGKSCYYRFLTKGQQWIWLQTHYYITYHQWNSRPEFIVCTHTVVRYSDVRTEQRREMGIEDSPPERTVDKQTQDSGSESQLNTSSLKEVLERFDHSRTSSTSSHSSRKSSHTAMSDSTCNSTPPKLQMDMSTPPRPSTVDITLQRRSSVSSQNIHTSSPAQVNQQQQQQPQNNAQQYSAQLNAMQHLKEQLEQRTQMIEANIKKQQEELRQIHEQLQKVQGQGLQMYVQQSIDGVNVQLPHVSGASCSQAVVGVQSVTSTAPSGMHHTLQQQQAPPSHQQISQGSVLTQQGSVYNTMMVSQPGTGSVVQIPSTPSHNISQVTTINREPAFCRLTSPHS; from the exons ATGAGCTCCATAGACAG GGATGACGGCAGCATTTTTGATGAGTTGATGGAAGACGATGAGAGGGATAAGGCCAAACG CGTTTCCCGGAATAAAtcggagaagaggaggagagaccAGTTCAATGTCCTCATCAAAGAACTGGGCACCTTGCTGCCTGCCAACACTCGCAGGATGGACAAGTCCACTATCTTACAGAAAAGCATCGACTATCTACGCAAGCACAAAG AAATTGCTGCGCAGTCGGAGTCGAGCGAGATCAGACAGGATTGGAAACCCCCGTTCCTCAGCAACGAGGAGTTTACACAGCTCATGCTGGAG GCATTGGACGGCTTCTTCCTCGTTATCCTGACTGATGGAAACGTCATCTATGTCTCTGAAAGTGTCACTTCCTTACTCGGCCACCTAccg TCAGATTTGGTGGATCAGAACCTGCTAAACTTCCTTCCCGTTGGAGAGCACACTGACGTGTACAAAGCCCTGTCTTCACATCCAGAAGGCGAAAACCTCAGCCCAGAATACCTCAAGA CTAAGGGCCAGCTGGAGTTTTGCTGTCACATGCTCCGAGGCTCGGTGAACCCCAAAGAACCGCCTGTGTACGAGTACGTCAAATTTATCGGCAACTTCAAGTCGCTCAACAACA TGCCACGTATAAGCCGGAACGGTCTAGAAGGAGTTCTCCAGCGGTCGTTGCACCCAGCCTTTGACGATCACGTGTGTTTTGTAGCAACAGTGAGGCTAGCCAAGCCTCAGTTCATCAAG GAGATGTGTACAGTGGAGGAACCCAATGAAGAGTTTACCTCTCGACACAGTCTAGAGTGGAAATTTCTTCTGTTAGATCACAG AGCTCCTCCCATCATTGGCTATCTTCCCTTTGAGGTTCTGGGGACGTCAGGCTACGACTACTATCATGTAGACGACCTGGAGTCACTGGCGAAATGCCACGAGCATT TGATGCAGTTTGGAAAGGGCAAGTCATGTTACTATCGATTCCTGACCAAAGGCCAACAGTGGATCTGGCTCCAGACTCACTACTACATCACCTACCATCAGTGGAACTCGCGGCCCGAGTTTATCGTGTGCACGCACACCGTAGTCAG GTATTCTGATGTACGGACAGAGCAGAGGAGAGAAATGGGCATTGAGGACTCGCCTCCTGAGAGAACGGTAGACAAG CAGACTCAGGACTCCGGTTCTGAATCACAGTTAAACACCTCCAGCCTGAAGGAGGTGCTAGAGCGCTTCGATCACAGCCGCACATCGTCCACGTCCTCACACAGCTCCCGCAAGTCCTCGCACACTGCCATGTCTGACAGCACGTGCAACT CCACTCCCCCGAAGCTCCAGATGGACATGAGCACTCCACCTCGGCCTAGCACTGTTGACATAACGTTACAGCGCCGCTCCTCTGTTAGCAGCCAG aatatTCACACTAGCTCTCCTGCTCAAGTTAaccagcagcagcaacaacaacctCAAAATAACGCACAG CAATACTCTGCACAGCTGAACGCCATGCAGCATCTGAAGGAGCAGCTGGAGCAGAGGACGCAGATGATCGAGGCCAATATTAAAAAGCAGCAGGAAGAACTAAGGCAAATTCACGAGCAGCTCCAGAAGGTGCAGGGCCAGGGCCTTCAG ATGTACGTGCAGCAGTCAATAGACGGGGTCAATGTGCAGCTCCCTCACGTGAGTGGCGCTTCATGCTCACAAGCGGTAGTTGGAGTACAGAGCGTCACGAGTACCGCCCCCAGCGGCATGCATCACACCCTTCAACAGCAGCAAGCTCCGCCTTCGCATCAGCAGATTTCACAAGGCTCTGTCCTTACACAG CAGGGTTCAGTGTACAACACGATGATGGTCAGTCAGCCGGGCACAGGCAGTGTCGTGCAGATCCCCAGCACCCCGTCACATAACATCAGTCAAGTAACCACAATCAAcag GGAACCCGCATTTTGCAGACTAACCAGTCCACACAGCTGA
- the clockb gene encoding clock circadian regulator b isoform X3: MSSIDRDDGSIFDELMEDDERDKAKRVSRNKSEKRRRDQFNVLIKELGTLLPANTRRMDKSTILQKSIDYLRKHKEIAAQSESSEIRQDWKPPFLSNEEFTQLMLEALDGFFLVILTDGNVIYVSESVTSLLGHLPSDLVDQNLLNFLPVGEHTDVYKALSSHPEGENLSPEYLKTKGQLEFCCHMLRGSVNPKEPPVYEYVKFIGNFKSLNNMPRISRNGLEGVLQRSLHPAFDDHVCFVATVRLAKPQFIKEMCTVEEPNEEFTSRHSLEWKFLLLDHRAPPIIGYLPFEVLGTSGYDYYHVDDLESLAKCHEHLMQFGKGKSCYYRFLTKGQQWIWLQTHYYITYHQWNSRPEFIVCTHTVVRYSDVRTEQRREMGIEDSPPERTVDKQTQDSGSESQLNTSSLKEVLERFDHSRTSSTSSHSSRKSSHTAMSDSTCNSTPPKLQMDMSTPPRPSTVDITLQRRSSVSSQNIHTSSPAQVNQQQQQQPQNNAQQYSAQLNAMQHLKEQLEQRTQMIEANIKKQQEELRQIHEQLQKVQGQGLQMYVQQSIDGVNVQLPHVSGASCSQAVVGVQSVTSTAPSGMHHTLQQQQAPPSHQQISQGSVLTQGSVYNTMMVSQPGTGSVVQIPSTPSHNISQVTTINRFPGQQLVTKLVTAPMACSTVMVPTTMFMGQVVTAYSPFAQQPGQTQAIAVPSDSQQHQQGQPQGLTQPQQQQPFLQGTRILQTNQSTQLILQAFPIQQQGAFTTTQQQQQQQQPHQPQQKPQQQLKPQTLKQPKTSSSHQTDNSSTQSQ, encoded by the exons ATGAGCTCCATAGACAG GGATGACGGCAGCATTTTTGATGAGTTGATGGAAGACGATGAGAGGGATAAGGCCAAACG CGTTTCCCGGAATAAAtcggagaagaggaggagagaccAGTTCAATGTCCTCATCAAAGAACTGGGCACCTTGCTGCCTGCCAACACTCGCAGGATGGACAAGTCCACTATCTTACAGAAAAGCATCGACTATCTACGCAAGCACAAAG AAATTGCTGCGCAGTCGGAGTCGAGCGAGATCAGACAGGATTGGAAACCCCCGTTCCTCAGCAACGAGGAGTTTACACAGCTCATGCTGGAG GCATTGGACGGCTTCTTCCTCGTTATCCTGACTGATGGAAACGTCATCTATGTCTCTGAAAGTGTCACTTCCTTACTCGGCCACCTAccg TCAGATTTGGTGGATCAGAACCTGCTAAACTTCCTTCCCGTTGGAGAGCACACTGACGTGTACAAAGCCCTGTCTTCACATCCAGAAGGCGAAAACCTCAGCCCAGAATACCTCAAGA CTAAGGGCCAGCTGGAGTTTTGCTGTCACATGCTCCGAGGCTCGGTGAACCCCAAAGAACCGCCTGTGTACGAGTACGTCAAATTTATCGGCAACTTCAAGTCGCTCAACAACA TGCCACGTATAAGCCGGAACGGTCTAGAAGGAGTTCTCCAGCGGTCGTTGCACCCAGCCTTTGACGATCACGTGTGTTTTGTAGCAACAGTGAGGCTAGCCAAGCCTCAGTTCATCAAG GAGATGTGTACAGTGGAGGAACCCAATGAAGAGTTTACCTCTCGACACAGTCTAGAGTGGAAATTTCTTCTGTTAGATCACAG AGCTCCTCCCATCATTGGCTATCTTCCCTTTGAGGTTCTGGGGACGTCAGGCTACGACTACTATCATGTAGACGACCTGGAGTCACTGGCGAAATGCCACGAGCATT TGATGCAGTTTGGAAAGGGCAAGTCATGTTACTATCGATTCCTGACCAAAGGCCAACAGTGGATCTGGCTCCAGACTCACTACTACATCACCTACCATCAGTGGAACTCGCGGCCCGAGTTTATCGTGTGCACGCACACCGTAGTCAG GTATTCTGATGTACGGACAGAGCAGAGGAGAGAAATGGGCATTGAGGACTCGCCTCCTGAGAGAACGGTAGACAAG CAGACTCAGGACTCCGGTTCTGAATCACAGTTAAACACCTCCAGCCTGAAGGAGGTGCTAGAGCGCTTCGATCACAGCCGCACATCGTCCACGTCCTCACACAGCTCCCGCAAGTCCTCGCACACTGCCATGTCTGACAGCACGTGCAACT CCACTCCCCCGAAGCTCCAGATGGACATGAGCACTCCACCTCGGCCTAGCACTGTTGACATAACGTTACAGCGCCGCTCCTCTGTTAGCAGCCAG aatatTCACACTAGCTCTCCTGCTCAAGTTAaccagcagcagcaacaacaacctCAAAATAACGCACAG CAATACTCTGCACAGCTGAACGCCATGCAGCATCTGAAGGAGCAGCTGGAGCAGAGGACGCAGATGATCGAGGCCAATATTAAAAAGCAGCAGGAAGAACTAAGGCAAATTCACGAGCAGCTCCAGAAGGTGCAGGGCCAGGGCCTTCAG ATGTACGTGCAGCAGTCAATAGACGGGGTCAATGTGCAGCTCCCTCACGTGAGTGGCGCTTCATGCTCACAAGCGGTAGTTGGAGTACAGAGCGTCACGAGTACCGCCCCCAGCGGCATGCATCACACCCTTCAACAGCAGCAAGCTCCGCCTTCGCATCAGCAGATTTCACAAGGCTCTGTCCTTACACAG GGTTCAGTGTACAACACGATGATGGTCAGTCAGCCGGGCACAGGCAGTGTCGTGCAGATCCCCAGCACCCCGTCACATAACATCAGTCAAGTAACCACAATCAAcag GTTTCCAGGGCAGCAATTGGTCACAAAGTTAGTCACTGCTCCCATGGCCTGCAGTACCGTAATGGTTCCCACAACAATGTTTATGGGCCAAGTAGTGACCGCTTACAGTCCGTTTGCACAGCAGCCAGGCCAAACACAGGCAATAGCAGTGCCGTCCGATTCGCAGCAGCATCAGCAAGGGCAGCCGCAGGGGTTGACACAGCCTCAGCAACAGCAACCGTTTTTACAG GGAACCCGCATTTTGCAGACTAACCAGTCCACACAGCTGATTCTGCAGGCTTTCCCCATTCAGCAGCAGGGTGCATTcaccacaacacaacaacaacaacaacaacaacaaccacatcAACCACAGCAAAAACCCCAACAGCAGTTAAAGCCTCAGACTCTAAAACAGCCAAAAACCTCGTCCTCTCACCAGACGGACAACTCGAGCACCCAGTCACAGTGA
- the clockb gene encoding clock circadian regulator b isoform X1, translating into MSSIDRDDGSIFDELMEDDERDKAKRVSRNKSEKRRRDQFNVLIKELGTLLPANTRRMDKSTILQKSIDYLRKHKEIAAQSESSEIRQDWKPPFLSNEEFTQLMLEALDGFFLVILTDGNVIYVSESVTSLLGHLPSDLVDQNLLNFLPVGEHTDVYKALSSHPEGENLSPEYLKTKGQLEFCCHMLRGSVNPKEPPVYEYVKFIGNFKSLNNMPRISRNGLEGVLQRSLHPAFDDHVCFVATVRLAKPQFIKEMCTVEEPNEEFTSRHSLEWKFLLLDHRAPPIIGYLPFEVLGTSGYDYYHVDDLESLAKCHEHLMQFGKGKSCYYRFLTKGQQWIWLQTHYYITYHQWNSRPEFIVCTHTVVRYSDVRTEQRREMGIEDSPPERTVDKQTQDSGSESQLNTSSLKEVLERFDHSRTSSTSSHSSRKSSHTAMSDSTCNSTPPKLQMDMSTPPRPSTVDITLQRRSSVSSQNIHTSSPAQVNQQQQQQPQNNAQQYSAQLNAMQHLKEQLEQRTQMIEANIKKQQEELRQIHEQLQKVQGQGLQMYVQQSIDGVNVQLPHVSGASCSQAVVGVQSVTSTAPSGMHHTLQQQQAPPSHQQISQGSVLTQQGSVYNTMMVSQPGTGSVVQIPSTPSHNISQVTTINRFPGQQLVTKLVTAPMACSTVMVPTTMFMGQVVTAYSPFAQQPGQTQAIAVPSDSQQHQQGQPQGLTQPQQQQPFLQGTRILQTNQSTQLILQAFPIQQQGAFTTTQQQQQQQQPHQPQQKPQQQLKPQTLKQPKTSSSHQTDNSSTQSQ; encoded by the exons ATGAGCTCCATAGACAG GGATGACGGCAGCATTTTTGATGAGTTGATGGAAGACGATGAGAGGGATAAGGCCAAACG CGTTTCCCGGAATAAAtcggagaagaggaggagagaccAGTTCAATGTCCTCATCAAAGAACTGGGCACCTTGCTGCCTGCCAACACTCGCAGGATGGACAAGTCCACTATCTTACAGAAAAGCATCGACTATCTACGCAAGCACAAAG AAATTGCTGCGCAGTCGGAGTCGAGCGAGATCAGACAGGATTGGAAACCCCCGTTCCTCAGCAACGAGGAGTTTACACAGCTCATGCTGGAG GCATTGGACGGCTTCTTCCTCGTTATCCTGACTGATGGAAACGTCATCTATGTCTCTGAAAGTGTCACTTCCTTACTCGGCCACCTAccg TCAGATTTGGTGGATCAGAACCTGCTAAACTTCCTTCCCGTTGGAGAGCACACTGACGTGTACAAAGCCCTGTCTTCACATCCAGAAGGCGAAAACCTCAGCCCAGAATACCTCAAGA CTAAGGGCCAGCTGGAGTTTTGCTGTCACATGCTCCGAGGCTCGGTGAACCCCAAAGAACCGCCTGTGTACGAGTACGTCAAATTTATCGGCAACTTCAAGTCGCTCAACAACA TGCCACGTATAAGCCGGAACGGTCTAGAAGGAGTTCTCCAGCGGTCGTTGCACCCAGCCTTTGACGATCACGTGTGTTTTGTAGCAACAGTGAGGCTAGCCAAGCCTCAGTTCATCAAG GAGATGTGTACAGTGGAGGAACCCAATGAAGAGTTTACCTCTCGACACAGTCTAGAGTGGAAATTTCTTCTGTTAGATCACAG AGCTCCTCCCATCATTGGCTATCTTCCCTTTGAGGTTCTGGGGACGTCAGGCTACGACTACTATCATGTAGACGACCTGGAGTCACTGGCGAAATGCCACGAGCATT TGATGCAGTTTGGAAAGGGCAAGTCATGTTACTATCGATTCCTGACCAAAGGCCAACAGTGGATCTGGCTCCAGACTCACTACTACATCACCTACCATCAGTGGAACTCGCGGCCCGAGTTTATCGTGTGCACGCACACCGTAGTCAG GTATTCTGATGTACGGACAGAGCAGAGGAGAGAAATGGGCATTGAGGACTCGCCTCCTGAGAGAACGGTAGACAAG CAGACTCAGGACTCCGGTTCTGAATCACAGTTAAACACCTCCAGCCTGAAGGAGGTGCTAGAGCGCTTCGATCACAGCCGCACATCGTCCACGTCCTCACACAGCTCCCGCAAGTCCTCGCACACTGCCATGTCTGACAGCACGTGCAACT CCACTCCCCCGAAGCTCCAGATGGACATGAGCACTCCACCTCGGCCTAGCACTGTTGACATAACGTTACAGCGCCGCTCCTCTGTTAGCAGCCAG aatatTCACACTAGCTCTCCTGCTCAAGTTAaccagcagcagcaacaacaacctCAAAATAACGCACAG CAATACTCTGCACAGCTGAACGCCATGCAGCATCTGAAGGAGCAGCTGGAGCAGAGGACGCAGATGATCGAGGCCAATATTAAAAAGCAGCAGGAAGAACTAAGGCAAATTCACGAGCAGCTCCAGAAGGTGCAGGGCCAGGGCCTTCAG ATGTACGTGCAGCAGTCAATAGACGGGGTCAATGTGCAGCTCCCTCACGTGAGTGGCGCTTCATGCTCACAAGCGGTAGTTGGAGTACAGAGCGTCACGAGTACCGCCCCCAGCGGCATGCATCACACCCTTCAACAGCAGCAAGCTCCGCCTTCGCATCAGCAGATTTCACAAGGCTCTGTCCTTACACAG CAGGGTTCAGTGTACAACACGATGATGGTCAGTCAGCCGGGCACAGGCAGTGTCGTGCAGATCCCCAGCACCCCGTCACATAACATCAGTCAAGTAACCACAATCAAcag GTTTCCAGGGCAGCAATTGGTCACAAAGTTAGTCACTGCTCCCATGGCCTGCAGTACCGTAATGGTTCCCACAACAATGTTTATGGGCCAAGTAGTGACCGCTTACAGTCCGTTTGCACAGCAGCCAGGCCAAACACAGGCAATAGCAGTGCCGTCCGATTCGCAGCAGCATCAGCAAGGGCAGCCGCAGGGGTTGACACAGCCTCAGCAACAGCAACCGTTTTTACAG GGAACCCGCATTTTGCAGACTAACCAGTCCACACAGCTGATTCTGCAGGCTTTCCCCATTCAGCAGCAGGGTGCATTcaccacaacacaacaacaacaacaacaacaacaaccacatcAACCACAGCAAAAACCCCAACAGCAGTTAAAGCCTCAGACTCTAAAACAGCCAAAAACCTCGTCCTCTCACCAGACGGACAACTCGAGCACCCAGTCACAGTGA
- the lap3 gene encoding cytosol aminopeptidase, with protein MLPNLRKALVSGIQRYNSRLFSASQTSARKGLVLGVYEKDKDDDDNSVFLTDAAAAFDRSVSGKLREVLSVSGPPLKKGKSRIFYGLHQDFPSVAVVGLGQKGAGVCGKEHWDTSKENIRAAVAAGCRQLQDLELPHVEVDPCGDSQSAAEGAVLGLFEYDELKSKKKPRVTPQLYGSGDDEEAWQKGVLYGEGQNLARRLMEAPANHVTPTVFADTIEQKLSPFSDKVTVHKRAKSWIESEQMGAFLSVSKGSEEPPVFLELHYSGSPDSTQAPLVLVGKGVTFDSGGISIKPSSGMDAMRADMGGAATVCSAIVTAAALKLPINILALTPLCENMPSGKATKPGDVVKAKNGKTIQVDNTDAEGRLILADALCYAHNFNPRAIVNAATLTGAMDVALGSAATGVFTNSDWLWEQLHKASVITGDRVWRMPLFQHYTRQVTESALADLNNVGKYSRSGGACTAAAFLREFVTASHWAHLDIAGVMSNKDEVPYLRKGMSGRPTRTLVEFAAALASES; from the exons ATGTTGCCGAATTTGAGAAAAGCGTTAGTCTCGGGAATACAAAGATATAATTCTCGACTTTTTTCTGCTTCTCAAACGAGTGCCAGAAAA ggTTTAGTTCTTGGGGTGTATGAAAAAGATAAAGACGACGACGACAACAGCGTGTTTCTCACTGATGCAGCTGCTGCGTTCGACAGATCCGTATCAGGAAAACTCCGTGAGGTTCTGTCAGT ATCTGGACCTCCCTTAAAGAAGGGAAAGAGCCGGATATTCTACGGATTGCACCAG GACTTCCCGAGTGTAGCAGTAGTGGGTCTTGGCCAGAAAGGAGCAGGAGTGTGCGGGAAGGAGCACTGGGATACCAGCAAGGAGAACATCCGAGCGGCTGTAGCAG cgGGCTGCAGGCAGCTTCAGGACCTGGAGCTTCCACACGTGGAGGTGGACCCGTGTGGAGACAGTCAGTCAGCAGCAGAGGGCGCCGTGCTCGGTTTATTCGAGTACGACGAGCTTAAAAGCAAGAAGAAGCCCCGGGTCACTCCACAGCTATACGGCAG TGGAGATGATGAGGAAGCGTGGCAGAAGGGTGTTCTGTATGGAGAGGGGCAGAACCTGGCCCGGAGATTGATGGAGGCTCCAGCCAATCACGTCACGCCTACGGTTTTCGCCGACACGATCGAGCAGAAGCTGTCTCCCTTCTCAGATAAAGTGACTGTCCATAAAAG AGCCAAGTCGTGGATCGAGAGTGAGCAGATGGGAGCGTTTCTCAGCGTGTCCAAAGGCTCAGAGGAGCCCCCTGTCTTCCTGGAGCTGCATTACTCCGGAAGCCCAGATTCCACCCAGGCTCCTTTAGTGCTCGTAGGCAAAGGAGTCACTTTTGACAG TGGTGGAATCTCGATAAAACCCTCCTCTGGTATGGACGCCATGAGGGCGGACATGGGCGGAGCCGCTACAGTGTGTTCGGCCATCGTCACGGCAGCTGCTCTGAAACTGCCAATCAACATCCTAG ctttaacgCCTCTCTGTGAGAACATGCCTAGTGGAAAAGCTACCAAACCAGGAGATGTGGTGAAGGCAAAGAACGGCAAAACCATCCAG GTTGATAATACTGATGCTGAGGGTCGTCTGATTTTGGCTGACGCCCTGTGCTACGCTCACAACTTCAATCCCAGGGCTATAGTCAACGCTGCTACTCTTACCG GTGCTATGGATGTGGCCTTGGGTTCTGCCGCTACAGGTGTTTTCACTAACTCCGACTGGCTTTGGGAACAGCTGCATAAG GCAAGTGTTATCACGGGCGATCGGGTGTGGAGGATGCCACTATTTCAGCACTACACCAGACAAGTCACAGAAAGTGCTCTGGCAGACCTGAACAATGTTGGAAAATATAGCCG CTCAGGTGGAGCGTGTACAGCCGCCGCGTTCCTGCGGGAGTTCGTAACAGCCAGTCACTGGGCTCACCTGGATATTGCCGGGGTGATGTCGAATAAGGATGAAGTTCCCTACCTGCGGAAGGGGATGTCCGGGAGACCCACGCGGACGCTCGTCGAGTTTGCTGCTGCCTTGGCCTCCGAGTCTTAA
- the clockb gene encoding clock circadian regulator b isoform X2: protein MSSIDRDDGSIFDELMEDDERDKAKRVSRNKSEKRRRDQFNVLIKELGTLLPANTRRMDKSTILQKSIDYLRKHKEIAAQSESSEIRQDWKPPFLSNEEFTQLMLEALDGFFLVILTDGNVIYVSESVTSLLGHLPSDLVDQNLLNFLPVGEHTDVYKALSSHPEGENLSPEYLKTKGQLEFCCHMLRGSVNPKEPPVYEYVKFIGNFKSLNNMPRISRNGLEGVLQRSLHPAFDDHVCFVATVRLAKPQFIKEMCTVEEPNEEFTSRHSLEWKFLLLDHRAPPIIGYLPFEVLGTSGYDYYHVDDLESLAKCHEHLMQFGKGKSCYYRFLTKGQQWIWLQTHYYITYHQWNSRPEFIVCTHTVVRYSDVRTEQRREMGIEDSPPERTVDKTQDSGSESQLNTSSLKEVLERFDHSRTSSTSSHSSRKSSHTAMSDSTCNSTPPKLQMDMSTPPRPSTVDITLQRRSSVSSQNIHTSSPAQVNQQQQQQPQNNAQQYSAQLNAMQHLKEQLEQRTQMIEANIKKQQEELRQIHEQLQKVQGQGLQMYVQQSIDGVNVQLPHVSGASCSQAVVGVQSVTSTAPSGMHHTLQQQQAPPSHQQISQGSVLTQQGSVYNTMMVSQPGTGSVVQIPSTPSHNISQVTTINRFPGQQLVTKLVTAPMACSTVMVPTTMFMGQVVTAYSPFAQQPGQTQAIAVPSDSQQHQQGQPQGLTQPQQQQPFLQGTRILQTNQSTQLILQAFPIQQQGAFTTTQQQQQQQQPHQPQQKPQQQLKPQTLKQPKTSSSHQTDNSSTQSQ, encoded by the exons ATGAGCTCCATAGACAG GGATGACGGCAGCATTTTTGATGAGTTGATGGAAGACGATGAGAGGGATAAGGCCAAACG CGTTTCCCGGAATAAAtcggagaagaggaggagagaccAGTTCAATGTCCTCATCAAAGAACTGGGCACCTTGCTGCCTGCCAACACTCGCAGGATGGACAAGTCCACTATCTTACAGAAAAGCATCGACTATCTACGCAAGCACAAAG AAATTGCTGCGCAGTCGGAGTCGAGCGAGATCAGACAGGATTGGAAACCCCCGTTCCTCAGCAACGAGGAGTTTACACAGCTCATGCTGGAG GCATTGGACGGCTTCTTCCTCGTTATCCTGACTGATGGAAACGTCATCTATGTCTCTGAAAGTGTCACTTCCTTACTCGGCCACCTAccg TCAGATTTGGTGGATCAGAACCTGCTAAACTTCCTTCCCGTTGGAGAGCACACTGACGTGTACAAAGCCCTGTCTTCACATCCAGAAGGCGAAAACCTCAGCCCAGAATACCTCAAGA CTAAGGGCCAGCTGGAGTTTTGCTGTCACATGCTCCGAGGCTCGGTGAACCCCAAAGAACCGCCTGTGTACGAGTACGTCAAATTTATCGGCAACTTCAAGTCGCTCAACAACA TGCCACGTATAAGCCGGAACGGTCTAGAAGGAGTTCTCCAGCGGTCGTTGCACCCAGCCTTTGACGATCACGTGTGTTTTGTAGCAACAGTGAGGCTAGCCAAGCCTCAGTTCATCAAG GAGATGTGTACAGTGGAGGAACCCAATGAAGAGTTTACCTCTCGACACAGTCTAGAGTGGAAATTTCTTCTGTTAGATCACAG AGCTCCTCCCATCATTGGCTATCTTCCCTTTGAGGTTCTGGGGACGTCAGGCTACGACTACTATCATGTAGACGACCTGGAGTCACTGGCGAAATGCCACGAGCATT TGATGCAGTTTGGAAAGGGCAAGTCATGTTACTATCGATTCCTGACCAAAGGCCAACAGTGGATCTGGCTCCAGACTCACTACTACATCACCTACCATCAGTGGAACTCGCGGCCCGAGTTTATCGTGTGCACGCACACCGTAGTCAG GTATTCTGATGTACGGACAGAGCAGAGGAGAGAAATGGGCATTGAGGACTCGCCTCCTGAGAGAACGGTAGACAAG ACTCAGGACTCCGGTTCTGAATCACAGTTAAACACCTCCAGCCTGAAGGAGGTGCTAGAGCGCTTCGATCACAGCCGCACATCGTCCACGTCCTCACACAGCTCCCGCAAGTCCTCGCACACTGCCATGTCTGACAGCACGTGCAACT CCACTCCCCCGAAGCTCCAGATGGACATGAGCACTCCACCTCGGCCTAGCACTGTTGACATAACGTTACAGCGCCGCTCCTCTGTTAGCAGCCAG aatatTCACACTAGCTCTCCTGCTCAAGTTAaccagcagcagcaacaacaacctCAAAATAACGCACAG CAATACTCTGCACAGCTGAACGCCATGCAGCATCTGAAGGAGCAGCTGGAGCAGAGGACGCAGATGATCGAGGCCAATATTAAAAAGCAGCAGGAAGAACTAAGGCAAATTCACGAGCAGCTCCAGAAGGTGCAGGGCCAGGGCCTTCAG ATGTACGTGCAGCAGTCAATAGACGGGGTCAATGTGCAGCTCCCTCACGTGAGTGGCGCTTCATGCTCACAAGCGGTAGTTGGAGTACAGAGCGTCACGAGTACCGCCCCCAGCGGCATGCATCACACCCTTCAACAGCAGCAAGCTCCGCCTTCGCATCAGCAGATTTCACAAGGCTCTGTCCTTACACAG CAGGGTTCAGTGTACAACACGATGATGGTCAGTCAGCCGGGCACAGGCAGTGTCGTGCAGATCCCCAGCACCCCGTCACATAACATCAGTCAAGTAACCACAATCAAcag GTTTCCAGGGCAGCAATTGGTCACAAAGTTAGTCACTGCTCCCATGGCCTGCAGTACCGTAATGGTTCCCACAACAATGTTTATGGGCCAAGTAGTGACCGCTTACAGTCCGTTTGCACAGCAGCCAGGCCAAACACAGGCAATAGCAGTGCCGTCCGATTCGCAGCAGCATCAGCAAGGGCAGCCGCAGGGGTTGACACAGCCTCAGCAACAGCAACCGTTTTTACAG GGAACCCGCATTTTGCAGACTAACCAGTCCACACAGCTGATTCTGCAGGCTTTCCCCATTCAGCAGCAGGGTGCATTcaccacaacacaacaacaacaacaacaacaacaaccacatcAACCACAGCAAAAACCCCAACAGCAGTTAAAGCCTCAGACTCTAAAACAGCCAAAAACCTCGTCCTCTCACCAGACGGACAACTCGAGCACCCAGTCACAGTGA